The Streptomyces sp. NBC_01775 genome includes a region encoding these proteins:
- a CDS encoding type I polyketide synthase, with product MKYTDEKDLIALVGMSLRVPGSADPDTFWANLTGGVESVSRFSEEELREAGIPDSVLSDPHFVRVKPVLEDLAEFDAAFFGLTPREAQVRDPQHRLFLESVYTALEHAGYDPFHCPGAVGVYGGGAPNLYREWNLNSHPEAFAFLGDVGVAVANETDYLTTSVSHVLGLTGPSVNVVTACSTSLVAVHMACQALRAGECDAAVAGGVQVELPRKTGYHAFEGGMFSLTGRVRPFDAEADGTIFGTGVGTVVLKRYADALAAGDHIHAVVRASAINNDGALKAGFTAPSVEGQAMLIRRTMTAAGLDPERVGYVEAHGTGTRVGDPIEVNALTRAYRDLGMSGVRSCPIGSVKGNVGHLGPAAGVIGLIKTVLAIKTGRIPPSINYTTPNPGIDFEGGPFYVNTELADWPAHQPTRLAAVSSFGVGGTNAHIVVEQRPPAPAASPRGDERAVRGRPVVLPLSARTPEALAQVVGRLADHLEAHPEDRLDDVAATLGRGRPLFRHRAAVVPGEEGAAAALRAARIPASAARSVPADTAPVAFLFPGQGSQHLGMGKRLYAQEPVFRAAFDECADLARPLLESDLREAVFAQDGPEAVRRLTRTSMAQPALFTVEYAMARLLMSWGLTPRAMVGHSVGEYVAACLAGVFTLPDAVHLVARRGALVQELPGGSMLAVPVPADEVTGLPGTDVAAYNGARLTVVSGPDEAVDAAEATLAERGVRGHRLHTSHAFHSAMMEPALEAFAAELAKVELHAPTLPFVSNVSGEWITEEQAVDPAYWAGHLRAPVRYAPSVALLLEDADLLFVEAGPGQVLTGLTRAQAVASGDRSRTVVPSMPMPQGTEDGPLCLARAVAALWTAGAPLDRSAYWGEDRQRVVLPTYPFQRTVHWLDPVPPQEPQQASRQPEPEEEEGRRPIERALFRPEWREDTCPPPGTAPLAATWLFFRRGDGLDPVINALRAGGGQVVTVEPGESFERLTGSRYVLRPGKREDYDALAGSLAADGLTPQRVLHGWLTGPPDGFAGAGDTSGWLDLGFYSVLFLAQACAEHSALADTGMRWDVVASRTRSVTGAERIEPARAAVTGVCDVMAKELPEIAVRCVDVSEDHSTRGLLEELARADGPAPAFAACGDRWVAMRGRRRWLLSYTQVPEPRTLDGAGPLCERGTYLVTGGLGGIGLTVAEALAKAVRARLVLTARSAFPPREEWDRLLDQESAGAGAGPGASVLDTVRRLRRIEGYGAEVLVCRADVADEAAMRSVVERGEREFGPFDGVFHTAGVPGGGLLALKSRAEAERVMSAKVDGTLVLDRLLGERVELMVLFSSIVSVAGNLGQTDYAAANAFMDAYAHARSTDGPGLTVSVNWDAWAEVGMAAKADALAPAAFRALQTGAAPAAAVSLVTPADGPAPANGHSPADAQAGAPVNGALTALNNGHAPSNGHSLSNGHAPSNGHAPSNGHAPSNGHMANNGLAPSDGHAAASVVHPLLGERADGPEGALVYRTVADGDTHWASGEHQVAGTPLWPATAYLEMARAAGADALADTLGADGAEGALLLTDVTFLHVLPLARRRTLRTTLVPERGGFRFSIASAGADGEWTEHATGQLRAAPLDSPQVQDLEVLRECFPVVKPDTESFFPEVGLIDFGPRWANMAEIRRDDSSALARIEMPAPFVSDLSTYPLHPALFDAATSNAVYLPELGPTGESYLPFSIAGITVRGPLPPTVYAYARRRGAHQNMVTFDITVTDDEGREVADVVGYTVRVWDPEKFRSALQRIVEEWSAAASASEEGAAAELGAAEESVASGEGHTAEREEAPGGQGLGGAFAIRPEEGVQALWHILSDRLGPQIVVVPEGIHARLRSVERLTQNVIAEAGQPSATRQPSRAGRRSDDKGHAQAPSGPSASPGSEGQGTGTAHERLTRLWSEALGIDDIGVDDDFFALGGNSLVGVQLAARVRREFDTDLPIATLIENPTVRAIAGIISA from the coding sequence GTGAAATACACGGATGAAAAGGACCTCATCGCTCTCGTCGGAATGTCACTCCGGGTCCCCGGCAGTGCCGATCCGGACACGTTCTGGGCCAACCTCACGGGCGGGGTCGAATCGGTCTCCCGCTTCTCCGAGGAGGAGCTGCGCGAGGCCGGAATTCCGGATTCCGTCCTGAGTGATCCTCACTTCGTAAGGGTGAAACCGGTCCTTGAGGATCTGGCTGAATTCGACGCCGCCTTCTTCGGCCTGACGCCCCGCGAAGCCCAGGTACGCGACCCCCAGCACCGGCTCTTCCTGGAGTCCGTCTACACCGCGCTCGAACACGCCGGCTACGACCCCTTCCACTGCCCCGGAGCCGTCGGCGTCTACGGGGGCGGCGCGCCCAACCTCTACCGGGAGTGGAACCTCAACTCCCACCCCGAGGCGTTCGCCTTTCTCGGCGACGTCGGCGTCGCCGTCGCCAACGAGACCGACTACCTCACCACCTCCGTCTCCCACGTGCTCGGGCTGACCGGCCCCAGCGTCAACGTCGTCACCGCCTGCTCCACCTCGCTGGTCGCCGTGCACATGGCGTGCCAGGCGCTGCGCGCCGGCGAGTGCGACGCGGCCGTCGCCGGCGGCGTCCAGGTCGAGCTGCCGCGCAAGACGGGCTACCACGCCTTTGAGGGCGGCATGTTCTCGCTCACCGGCCGCGTCCGCCCCTTCGACGCCGAGGCCGACGGCACCATCTTCGGCACCGGCGTCGGCACCGTCGTCCTCAAGCGCTACGCCGACGCGCTGGCCGCTGGCGATCACATCCACGCCGTCGTCCGGGCCTCCGCCATCAACAACGACGGCGCCCTCAAGGCCGGGTTCACAGCGCCCAGCGTCGAGGGCCAGGCCATGCTCATCCGGCGCACCATGACGGCCGCCGGCCTCGACCCCGAGCGCGTCGGCTATGTCGAGGCGCACGGCACGGGCACCCGGGTCGGCGACCCGATCGAGGTCAACGCCCTCACCCGCGCCTACCGCGACCTGGGCATGAGCGGCGTCCGCAGCTGCCCGATCGGCTCGGTCAAGGGCAACGTCGGGCACCTCGGCCCCGCCGCGGGCGTCATCGGCCTCATCAAGACCGTGCTGGCGATCAAGACCGGCCGCATCCCCCCGAGCATCAACTACACCACCCCGAACCCCGGGATCGACTTCGAGGGCGGCCCCTTCTACGTCAACACCGAGCTGGCCGACTGGCCCGCGCACCAGCCCACCCGCCTCGCCGCCGTCAGCTCCTTCGGCGTGGGCGGCACCAACGCGCACATCGTCGTCGAGCAGAGACCCCCGGCCCCGGCGGCCTCCCCAAGAGGCGACGAACGAGCCGTGCGCGGGCGTCCCGTGGTCCTGCCCCTGTCGGCCCGTACGCCCGAGGCGCTCGCCCAGGTGGTCGGCAGGCTCGCCGACCACCTGGAGGCGCACCCCGAAGACCGGCTCGACGACGTCGCGGCGACGCTCGGCCGGGGCCGCCCTCTCTTCCGGCACCGCGCCGCCGTCGTCCCCGGCGAGGAGGGCGCGGCAGCAGCGCTGCGCGCCGCCCGCATCCCCGCGTCCGCCGCCCGCTCCGTACCCGCCGACACGGCCCCCGTCGCCTTCCTCTTCCCGGGGCAGGGCTCACAGCACCTGGGCATGGGCAAGCGGCTCTACGCACAAGAGCCCGTCTTCCGCGCAGCCTTCGACGAGTGCGCCGACCTGGCCCGCCCGCTGCTGGAGAGCGACCTGCGCGAGGCCGTCTTCGCCCAGGACGGTCCGGAGGCCGTACGGCGGCTGACCCGCACCAGCATGGCCCAGCCCGCCCTGTTCACCGTCGAGTACGCCATGGCACGGCTCCTGATGAGCTGGGGCCTCACACCGCGGGCGATGGTCGGGCACAGCGTCGGCGAGTACGTCGCCGCCTGCCTCGCCGGGGTCTTCACGCTGCCCGACGCGGTACACCTCGTGGCGCGCCGCGGCGCGCTCGTCCAGGAGCTGCCGGGCGGCAGCATGCTGGCCGTCCCCGTGCCCGCCGACGAGGTCACCGGGCTGCCCGGGACAGACGTGGCCGCCTACAACGGCGCGCGCCTCACCGTCGTCTCCGGCCCGGACGAGGCCGTCGACGCCGCCGAGGCGACGCTCGCCGAACGGGGCGTGCGCGGACACCGGCTGCACACCTCGCACGCCTTCCACTCGGCCATGATGGAGCCCGCGCTGGAAGCCTTCGCCGCCGAGCTGGCGAAGGTCGAACTCCACGCCCCCACCCTTCCGTTCGTCTCCAACGTCAGCGGCGAATGGATCACCGAGGAGCAGGCCGTCGACCCCGCCTACTGGGCCGGCCACCTGCGCGCGCCCGTCCGCTACGCGCCCAGCGTCGCGCTGCTGCTGGAGGACGCGGACCTGCTGTTCGTCGAGGCCGGGCCCGGACAGGTGCTCACCGGCCTGACGCGGGCCCAGGCCGTCGCCTCCGGGGACCGGTCGCGCACCGTCGTGCCGAGCATGCCGATGCCCCAGGGCACCGAGGACGGCCCGCTGTGCCTGGCCCGCGCCGTGGCGGCGCTGTGGACGGCGGGCGCCCCGCTGGACCGGAGCGCCTACTGGGGCGAGGACCGGCAGCGGGTCGTGCTGCCCACCTACCCCTTCCAGCGCACGGTCCACTGGCTCGACCCCGTTCCGCCGCAGGAGCCCCAGCAGGCGTCCCGTCAGCCGGAGCCGGAGGAAGAAGAGGGCCGACGGCCCATCGAGCGGGCCCTGTTCCGCCCCGAGTGGCGCGAGGACACCTGCCCGCCCCCCGGCACGGCCCCACTGGCCGCCACCTGGCTGTTCTTCCGGCGGGGCGACGGCCTGGACCCGGTCATCAACGCGCTGCGGGCCGGGGGTGGGCAGGTCGTGACCGTCGAGCCGGGCGAGAGCTTCGAGCGGCTGACCGGCAGCCGCTATGTGCTGCGCCCCGGAAAGCGGGAGGACTACGACGCGCTGGCCGGCTCGCTCGCCGCCGACGGGCTGACGCCCCAACGCGTCCTGCACGGCTGGCTGACCGGCCCGCCGGACGGCTTCGCCGGCGCCGGGGACACCTCCGGCTGGCTGGACCTGGGCTTCTACAGCGTCCTCTTCCTCGCCCAGGCATGCGCCGAGCACAGCGCCCTCGCGGACACCGGCATGCGCTGGGACGTCGTCGCCTCCCGCACCCGCTCGGTCACCGGAGCCGAGCGGATCGAACCGGCGCGGGCCGCGGTCACCGGCGTCTGCGACGTCATGGCCAAGGAACTGCCCGAGATCGCGGTCCGCTGCGTCGATGTGAGCGAGGACCACAGCACCCGGGGCCTGTTGGAGGAGCTGGCCAGGGCGGACGGGCCGGCGCCCGCCTTCGCGGCCTGCGGGGACCGCTGGGTCGCGATGCGGGGCCGCAGACGCTGGCTGCTGAGCTACACCCAGGTGCCCGAGCCGCGCACCCTGGACGGCGCGGGGCCGCTGTGCGAGCGCGGCACCTATCTGGTCACCGGAGGGCTCGGCGGCATCGGGCTGACCGTCGCCGAGGCCCTGGCCAAGGCCGTGCGCGCCCGGCTGGTGCTGACGGCCCGCTCGGCGTTCCCGCCCCGCGAGGAGTGGGACCGGCTGCTGGACCAGGAGAGTGCGGGTGCCGGGGCCGGGCCGGGCGCGAGTGTGCTGGACACCGTGCGGCGGCTGCGGCGTATCGAGGGATACGGCGCCGAGGTGCTGGTCTGCCGTGCGGATGTGGCGGACGAGGCCGCGATGCGCTCGGTGGTGGAGCGCGGCGAGCGGGAGTTCGGCCCGTTCGACGGGGTCTTCCACACGGCGGGCGTGCCCGGCGGCGGGCTGCTCGCCCTCAAGAGCCGCGCCGAGGCGGAGCGCGTGATGTCGGCGAAGGTCGACGGGACGCTCGTACTGGACCGGCTGCTGGGGGAGCGGGTGGAGCTGATGGTGCTCTTCTCCTCGATCGTCTCGGTCGCGGGCAACCTCGGCCAGACCGACTACGCCGCGGCCAATGCCTTCATGGACGCCTACGCGCACGCCCGTTCGACCGACGGTCCCGGCCTCACCGTCTCCGTCAACTGGGACGCCTGGGCGGAGGTCGGCATGGCGGCCAAGGCGGACGCTCTCGCCCCCGCCGCGTTCCGCGCCCTGCAAACCGGCGCCGCCCCGGCGGCGGCCGTCTCCCTGGTGACCCCCGCCGACGGACCGGCTCCCGCGAACGGCCACAGCCCGGCCGACGCGCAGGCCGGTGCGCCGGTCAACGGTGCCCTGACCGCGCTGAACAACGGCCATGCGCCGAGCAACGGCCACTCCCTGAGCAACGGTCATGCGCCGAGCAACGGTCATGCGCCGAGCAACGGTCATGCGCCGAGCAACGGGCACATGGCGAACAACGGCCTCGCGCCGAGCGACGGGCATGCGGCGGCCTCCGTCGTGCACCCGTTGCTGGGGGAGCGCGCCGACGGTCCCGAAGGGGCGCTGGTCTACCGCACGGTGGCGGACGGCGACACCCACTGGGCCAGCGGTGAGCACCAGGTCGCCGGGACGCCGCTGTGGCCCGCGACGGCCTACCTGGAAATGGCGCGCGCGGCGGGCGCCGACGCGCTGGCGGACACGCTCGGGGCGGACGGGGCGGAGGGAGCCCTGCTGCTGACCGACGTCACCTTCCTCCACGTCCTCCCCCTGGCCCGACGCCGCACGCTGCGCACGACGCTGGTGCCGGAGCGCGGCGGCTTCCGCTTCAGCATCGCCAGCGCGGGGGCCGACGGGGAGTGGACCGAGCACGCGACCGGCCAGCTGCGCGCCGCGCCTCTGGACAGCCCGCAGGTGCAGGACCTGGAGGTGCTGCGCGAGTGCTTCCCCGTCGTCAAGCCGGACACCGAGTCCTTCTTCCCCGAGGTGGGGCTGATCGACTTCGGGCCGCGCTGGGCGAACATGGCGGAGATCCGCCGCGACGATTCCTCGGCGCTCGCCCGGATCGAGATGCCCGCGCCCTTCGTCTCCGACCTGTCCACCTACCCGCTGCATCCCGCCCTGTTCGACGCCGCGACCTCCAACGCCGTCTACCTCCCCGAGCTGGGTCCGACGGGAGAGAGCTATCTGCCGTTCTCGATCGCCGGCATCACGGTGCGCGGCCCGCTGCCGCCGACGGTGTACGCGTACGCGCGGCGGCGCGGAGCCCATCAGAACATGGTGACCTTCGACATCACGGTCACCGACGACGAGGGCCGCGAGGTCGCCGATGTCGTCGGCTACACCGTGCGCGTCTGGGACCCGGAGAAGTTCCGCAGCGCGCTGCAACGCATCGTCGAGGAGTGGTCGGCCGCGGCGTCCGCGTCCGAAGAGGGCGCTGCCGCCGAGCTGGGTGCCGCCGAAGAAAGCGTTGCCTCCGGAGAGGGGCACACAGCCGAGCGCGAGGAGGCCCCCGGCGGGCAAGGACTCGGCGGGGCGTTCGCGATCCGGCCCGAGGAGGGCGTCCAGGCGCTCTGGCACATCCTCAGCGACCGGCTGGGCCCGCAGATCGTGGTCGTACCTGAAGGGATCCACGCACGGCTGCGCTCCGTCGAGCGGCTCACCCAGAACGTGATCGCCGAGGCGGGACAGCCGTCCGCCACGCGGCAGCCGTCCCGCGCGGGGCGGCGGAGCGACGACAAGGGGCACGCGCAGGCACCCTCCGGCCCCTCCGCTTCCCCGGGCAGCGAGGGCCAGGGGACGGGCACCGCCCATGAGCGGCTCACCCGGCTGTGGTCCGAGGCGCTGGGCATCGACGACATCGGCGTGGACGACGACTTCTTCGCGCTGGGCGGCAACTCGCTGGTCGGGGTGCAACTGGCGGCCCGCGTCCGCCGGGAGTTCGACACCGACCTGCCGATCGCCACCCTCATCGAGAACCCGACGGTCCGGGCCATCGCGGGGATCATCAGCGCATGA
- a CDS encoding MIP/aquaporin family protein, which translates to MSAGSIFLWELLGTAVLIMLGTGVVANNVLRKTNGNDTGTLFVNIGWGFAVFTGASLAAPSGAHLNPAITLALAVADKTDWADVPIYFLAQMLGGILGAVLCWATYKLQFDDHDDPGGTLGVFSTVPTIPNKLWNTVTETLGTFVLVAFVLFSPVYKQDGGVPNFGNSALGYAGVAFVVLVIGTSLGGPTGYAINPARDLGPRLAYAFILPIKGKGPAQWAYSWVPVVGPMLGGVLAALLYLAYPSA; encoded by the coding sequence ATGAGCGCGGGCTCGATCTTCTTGTGGGAACTACTCGGCACGGCGGTACTCATCATGCTGGGTACCGGTGTGGTCGCGAACAACGTGCTGCGCAAGACGAACGGCAACGACACCGGCACCCTGTTCGTCAACATAGGCTGGGGTTTCGCCGTCTTCACGGGGGCGAGCCTGGCCGCACCCAGCGGCGCGCATCTCAACCCCGCCATCACCCTCGCCCTGGCCGTCGCCGACAAAACGGACTGGGCCGATGTGCCCATATATTTCCTGGCGCAGATGCTGGGCGGCATCCTCGGCGCCGTGCTGTGCTGGGCCACTTACAAGCTCCAGTTCGACGACCACGACGACCCTGGCGGCACCCTGGGCGTGTTCTCGACGGTGCCCACCATTCCGAACAAGCTCTGGAACACGGTCACCGAGACGCTGGGCACCTTCGTCCTCGTCGCCTTCGTCCTGTTCTCCCCCGTCTACAAGCAAGACGGCGGAGTCCCCAATTTCGGTAACTCCGCGCTCGGTTACGCGGGAGTCGCCTTCGTCGTGCTGGTGATCGGCACCTCGCTGGGCGGGCCCACCGGCTACGCCATCAACCCGGCCCGCGACCTCGGACCCCGCCTGGCGTACGCGTTCATCCTGCCGATCAAGGGCAAGGGCCCGGCCCAGTGGGCCTACTCCTGGGTGCCGGTCGTCGGCCCCATGCTCGGCGGGGTGCTGGCGGCGCTGCTGTATCTGGCCTACCCGAGCGCCTGA
- a CDS encoding VOC family protein: MPEPLSYAPGAPCWTNLHTPDPGTAERFYTAVFGWEYEHVGPSSDRYTYATSRRHMVAGITPDTDADTASWILSFATDSADAVAGRVVRAGGEVREGPADVGVLGRSVSALDSCGAHVGFWQPRAHMGAGLFNETSALCWAELAVHDTQVADAFYRAVLGLRAGRHAAAGEEHYAAFHLESGEAVAGRTLLPPDREGAEPFWMPYFGVHDAQDAVDTAVREKASVLHSGTNSAGQGLAVLADPSGAVFAVLELPATG, from the coding sequence GTGCCCGAACCCCTGTCGTACGCGCCCGGAGCGCCGTGCTGGACGAACCTGCACACCCCCGATCCGGGCACCGCCGAGCGCTTCTACACAGCCGTGTTCGGATGGGAGTACGAGCACGTGGGCCCGTCCTCCGACCGCTACACATACGCCACTTCACGCCGTCACATGGTGGCTGGTATCACCCCTGACACCGATGCGGACACAGCGAGCTGGATCCTCTCCTTCGCCACGGACAGCGCCGACGCGGTGGCCGGACGGGTGGTCCGGGCGGGCGGCGAAGTGCGGGAGGGGCCCGCCGACGTGGGCGTGCTGGGCCGCAGCGTGAGCGCGCTGGACAGCTGCGGCGCACACGTCGGGTTCTGGCAGCCGCGCGCACACATGGGCGCCGGCCTGTTCAACGAGACCTCGGCGCTGTGCTGGGCCGAGCTGGCCGTGCACGACACCCAGGTCGCCGACGCCTTCTACCGGGCGGTGCTGGGGCTGCGCGCGGGACGGCACGCCGCGGCGGGCGAGGAGCACTACGCGGCCTTCCACCTGGAAAGCGGCGAGGCGGTGGCGGGCCGGACCCTGCTCCCGCCGGACCGGGAGGGAGCGGAGCCGTTCTGGATGCCCTATTTCGGGGTGCACGACGCTCAAGATGCCGTGGATACCGCGGTGCGCGAGAAGGCGTCGGTGCTCCACTCCGGGACCAACTCGGCAGGCCAGGGGCTGGCCGTACTCGCCGATCCGTCCGGCGCCGTCTTCGCGGTGCTCGAACTCCCCGCCACCGGCTGA